The sequence below is a genomic window from Chondrinema litorale.
AGGCTTTTTAATAGATAAACAGGAGGTATTTCATTTTTATAAGTTTCCCTTATTTGCTCATATGTTTGCTTCGCCAGTGGTGTTACTTACTGGTATAATTCAATTTGTATGGCCACAAAACAAGTTACATAAACCCTTAGGCTGGCTCTATGTATTACTGGTAATTTTGTTTGCTGCCCCTTCGGGTTTTCTCATGTCTTTTTATGCCATTGGAGGAATTTTAAGCACCATCAGTTTTGGCATTCTGTCTTTATTGTGGATTTATTTTACCTACAAAGCCTTTCGGTTTGCAGTAAAGCAAAACATCGTTAAGCATCAACAGTACATGGCGAGGAGTTTTATTTTAACTAACTCGGCAGTGCTTTTAAGAATCTTCTCTTATATCAATAACCACTTTAAACTCAGCGATTCTTTAGATAGCTACATTCTAATTTCTTGGTTAAGTTGGCTGCCTTGGATTTTAATCTATGAGCTAATTTTATACTCCAAAACAAAGAAAACCCTCGTAAACAAAGCGTAGCCAAAATGCTTGTTTTTGAAACATTCACTTGCAAAACCATGTTTGTATATCTTAAGCTAAAAAAATTGTGACAAATTGAGTCGCTGCGTCTTACCTAAAAATTTGGGTGATTGAGAAAAAAATGCGAGTTATTACACTTTTAATGAGTTATTTTGCGGACGTTTTTTCTTTAGCAGTTT
It includes:
- a CDS encoding DUF2306 domain-containing protein — protein: MLLVKRSYFFIAFIIGLLILLKSLDYIEPDFTRGFLIDKQEVFHFYKFPLFAHMFASPVVLLTGIIQFVWPQNKLHKPLGWLYVLLVILFAAPSGFLMSFYAIGGILSTISFGILSLLWIYFTYKAFRFAVKQNIVKHQQYMARSFILTNSAVLLRIFSYINNHFKLSDSLDSYILISWLSWLPWILIYELILYSKTKKTLVNKA